Within Parabacteroides pacaensis, the genomic segment GGTAGTAGTTATCCGGGATGGCAACCGAATGCCGAATCTCCTTTGTTAAAGATTATGGAGAAAACTTACCTTTCTAAATGGGGAATTGCACCGAAAGTAAAAGTAATGCATGCCGGTTTGGAGTGTGGAATTATTCTTGCTCAGTATCCTTATTTAGATATTGTATCTTTAGGTCCTACTATCGAACATCCGCATTCTCCTGACGAAAGAGTAAATATTCCGTCTGTCCAAAAATTCTGGGAGTTCATCCTATCAGCCCTAGAAAAGATTCCTAAAAAGTAGAATTTACTGTAGTCTCAGCAAATAGAAAGCTATCCTTTAAACAAACAAATAAGGATAGCTTTTTATTTATACTACTTTATAACAAGCTATTTTTTATAAGCACCTATAAAATGTTTTTTAGTGTGTATTTTTCTAAGTTATGAAGATATATCAAAGAGAAAGCTATAAAAAAGAATATATGTTAAATAACTGTCAATCTATTTTCAAAAGAAGAGAATTTAGAAAAATAATATATATGTTTGGGTGTTTTTTAGACAAATATACAAATAGAAAATCGTGCTGTTTTAACGAAAATACACACTGTTGAGATGCACAAAAAACCTTCCTTTATTATGCCGAAAGAACAATGAAATTTCTTTTTTAGGCTTTTCCTCCTGAAAACTTCGCAATATATTGAAATATAAAATCTTACTTTGGTTTTAAACAAAAGTTTTTCCCTCCCGTTTTTCCTCTTTTTGTTAGCATAACAAAGGAAGGTTTTTATAGGCAATTTCTACTTGAATTTATGTAAAAAAAGTATAAATAGATACTTGCCCGTAAAAGCAATCTGTTGAAAATAAAAAAGATAAAAAAGACATAGCATTAAATATAAAGCTGTAGGGAAGCCTACTCTTATTACTAGAATAAGTTGTTCAATAAATGTTAATTTAGAATTGTGATGAATACGGGAAAATCGGAAGTGTGTGTGATTGAAAATCATTCTCTTATTATGGAGGGAATATGTAAAGTATTAAGAAAACTCTGCGATACAATTACTTTTACTACAGCTATAACAGGTAAAGAGGCAGAACAAATTATTCATCAACGTAATTTTGACGTCTATATTTTAGACATCTCGATGCCGGATATTGATAATTTCAAGTTAATCGAATCTATTCGGGAAGAACAAGATGAGGCTCGCATTATTGTAAATACCATTTGTAATGAAACGTGGGTTACCGATAAATTAATAGCTTTACAAGTCAATGCTATTATTTCTAAAACTTGTGATACCAGGGAAATGGAACAAGCTATTCGCCATATATTAAAAAATGAAGCCTATTGTAGTACCCAATTTGACCATATTAGACGAAAGTTGCGTAATGGGAGGAACATCAAAATGCATAAAGATGATTATCCTACCAAACGGGAATTAGATGTCCTAAAGAAAATAGCTACTGGCGACACTACGCCACAAATAGCATGCAAATTGGGTATATCTGAAAACACAGTTGAGACTTTTCGGAAACGTTTGATGCAAAAATTTGATGCTAAAAATGCAATTGATTTAGTGATGAAGGCAATTAGTAAAGGATGGATAGATGCATACGAATAAATAGGTGATTTTGAATGTAACGGGAAACCGTGTTTTTTATATAAGCAGGAAGCAAGTACTTTGCAACATAATACTTAACAGGGATTTTAAAATATATATTGGTATCCGAATTTACTCAGGCTATTCTAAATGAGGGTGTGTCAAAAGTAAATTAAATAGAGAATCAGAGAGACGCGGGAAATATAAATTGCTCATAATAAAGTTTCTGTGTTTTCCTAATTCTGATTTTTCTAAGTATTTACTTTTGTAACACCCTCAAGAGAATAACGATAAAGGTATATAATATACAACACTATAAATCAGCATGCAAACTGAAAAAATCAATAAGCAGGAATACAAAGCCTTAGTTCATTGCAAAATTCCTTTAATAAAAGAAGGTTTAAATGAATATGTTAGACAATTTCCTTTTCGACTTGTCCTGGAATATACGGATTTAACTTCAGAGGGACTATTGTTTAAGATGTCACAAACCCCGGATGTAGTTATTCTTTTGGCCAATGAAGCAGATACGGATTTTACTTTAAGCTACAAAATAAAATTGTTTGCCCCGGAGATTCCTTTGTTAGTTATTTTACCACAGGTTCCACAGTCTTATATAGAGTATTTAAAGGAGATCCAAGTAAATGAAATCTTAATATCACCATTTACCTCTGAAAAACTGTATACTACTTTAAAAGGGATGTTAAAGCTATAAGGAAATTTCTGTATTTATTATCCTTCAATTAAGGTTAATTAGAAAAAAAGCAAGGAGAAAATAGCTTTATCACGGGAATCCGTGATTTTTGTTTCTTCTATATAAAAGAACTTTGCACCGATTATAGATATATTTTGAAGCTAAAATAGCAAGTTAAGTTGCTTTTACAACTGAATTTGTCTGTTATTTACCAATATAATTTTATGTAATATGAAAAAAAATCAAAAGTTAGCAGGTGTTGCATTTAGGTGGGCACTTTTCTGCGGTATCGCCGCAACATCGCTTGTTGGCTGTAAAGATTATGATGATGACATCGATAATCTTAACAACAAAGTTGACGGGCTACAATCAACTATTGAATCCCTACAAGCG encodes:
- a CDS encoding response regulator transcription factor; amino-acid sequence: MNTGKSEVCVIENHSLIMEGICKVLRKLCDTITFTTAITGKEAEQIIHQRNFDVYILDISMPDIDNFKLIESIREEQDEARIIVNTICNETWVTDKLIALQVNAIISKTCDTREMEQAIRHILKNEAYCSTQFDHIRRKLRNGRNIKMHKDDYPTKRELDVLKKIATGDTTPQIACKLGISENTVETFRKRLMQKFDAKNAIDLVMKAISKGWIDAYE